A genome region from Penicillium psychrofluorescens genome assembly, chromosome: 3 includes the following:
- a CDS encoding uncharacterized protein (ID:PFLUO_005669-T1.cds;~source:funannotate): MDRTLAHAVANKKPVPEIDFSLHTMEDGSQVSTLERVVKEVQAPALSTPPDDMFWSPDDPSKPNLQYLKQHLYREGRLTEEQALWIIHAGTEVLKSEPNLLEMDAPITVCGDVHGQYYDLMKLFEVGGDPSETRYLFLGDYVDRGYFSIECVLYLWALKIWYPDSLWLLRGNHECRHLTDYFTFKLECKHKYSERIYEACIESFCSLPLAAVMNKQFLCIHGGLSPELHTLEDIKAIDRFREPPTHGLMCDILWADPLEEFGQEKTGDFFIHNSVRGCSYFFSYPAACAFLEKNNLLSIIRAHEAQDAGYRMYRKTRTTGFPSVMTIFSAPNYLDVYNNKAAVLKYENNVMNIRQFNCTPHPYWLPNFMDVFTWSLPFVGEKITDMLIAILNTCSKEELEDDTPTSASPPGPPEPIESIPEAGVDVSEFKRRAIKNKILAIGRLSRVFQVLREQSESVSELKTAAGGRLPAGTLMLGAEGIKQAITNFEDARMVDIQNERLPPTQEEVIRKTEEDRRAALERAEREAANDTGLATVARRISMTAGAGRGRRPRDAAREA; this comes from the exons ATGGATCGGACTCTCGCACATGCCGTGGCCAATAAGAAGCCGGTCCCAGAGATCGACTTCTCCCTGCACACGATGGAGGATGGCTCCCAGGTGTCGACGCTGGAGCGCGTGGTCAAAG AGGTCCAAGCTCCCGCTCTAAGCACACCCCCGGACGACATGTTCTGGTCGCCCGATGACCCATCCAAGCCGAACCTCCAGTACCTGAAGCAGCACCTCTATCGCGAAGGCCGTCTCACCGAGGAACAGGCACTATGGATCATTCACGCAGGCACAGAGGTTCTCAAGTCCGAGCCGAACCTGCTCGAGATGGATGCGCCCATCACCGTCTGTGGCGATGTCCACGGCCAATATTATGATTTGATGAAATTGTTTGAGGTCGGTGGCGACCCGTCGGAAACAAGATACCTGTTCCTGGGCGATTATGTGGATCGTGGATACTTCAGCATCGAG TGTGTCCTGTATCTTTGGGCCTTGAAGATTTGGTACCCGGATTCGCTTTGGTTGCTCCGGGGTAATCACGAGTGCCGACATCTTACGGACTACTTCACCTTCAAGCTGGAATGCAAGCACAAGTATAGCGAGCGGATTTACGAGGCCTGCATCGAATCTTTCTGTTCCCTGCCGCTGGCGGCGGTTATGAACAAGCAGTTCCTCTGCATCCACGGCGGCCTCAGTCCGGAATTGCACACTTTGGAGGACATCAAGGCA ATCGATCGCTTCCGAGAACCCCCGACACATGGGCTCATGTGCGACATTCTCTGGGCAGACCCTCTGGAGGAATTCGGGCAAGAGAAGACGGGTGATTTCTTCATCCATAACAGCGTTCGTGGCTGCTCCTACTTCTTCTCGTATCCGGCAGCCTGCGCGTTTCTGGAAAAGAACAACCTGCTGTCCATCATCCGAGCGCACGAGGCGCAGGACGCCGGGTACCGCATGTACAGAAAGACGCGGACGACCGGCTTCCCCAGCGTGATGACCATCTTCAGTGCGCCCAATTACCTCGACGTGTACAACAACAAGGCGGCCGTTCTCAAGTACGAGAACAACGTGATGAACATCCGGCAATTCAACTGCACCCCGCACCCGTACTGGCTGCCAAACTTCATGGATGTCTTCACCTGGTCGTTGCCATTCGTCGGAGAGAAGATCACCGACatgctcatcgccatcctcaacACCTGCTCCAAAGAGGAATTGGAGGACGACACGCCGACGTCCGCATCGCCTCCTGGTCCACCCGAGCCTATTGAGTCCATCCCCGAAGCTGGTGTCGATGTCAGCGAGTTCAAGCGGCGGGCAATCAAAAACAAGATTCTTGCCATTGGCCGTCTCTCCCGGGTCTTCCAAGTGCTGCGCGAGCAGTCTGAGAGTGTGTCGGAACTGAAGACAGCGGCCGGCGGTCGTCTTCCGGCTGGCACCCTCATGCTGGGTGCAGAGGGCATCAAACAGGCCATTACCAACTTCGAGGATGCGCGGATGGTGGATATTCAAAATGAGCGTCTGCCGCCGACCCAGGAGGAGGTCATCCGCAAGACCGAAGAAGACCGGCGCGCGGCACTGGAGCGTGCCGAACGTGAGGCCGCGAACGATACTGGACTTGCAACCGTGGCCAGACGAATCAGCAT GACTGCCGGAGCGGGCCGAGGTCGTCGCCCTCGCGATGCCGCCAGGGAGGCCTGA
- a CDS encoding uncharacterized protein (ID:PFLUO_005670-T1.cds;~source:funannotate) → MPPRLRGLLAKSLSRPLDSVFYCPSCATWRRLSTRAGVNNYARGEKTNTAHRPLNPAAIPAPRPLSTSPIVSAGKAVPPRFKELYGALEGVRDAAIEQVSLSRLQLALRGLESETPLIRVAVLGLDNADSARRLVRLLLADPLRPRQSWEDILETYDADTSQGLLIRYGEVSESISNDLLPTIAVPSPILKQGNLEILVSTLGSETDFVGTTLTADTFLVPTVTIQTSQSGRHSVVRYPVHRSIICGSGVDGLLAYSSLVGQSDLKNEVASVRGAIELPVADKNASRDRLSLVDIHRASKALDKFRESVQNVSEYERGWNGSGVQSVIDWLASSQVQKDGALSPALVPLIESLLDSADESVLARDEKAIKHQTTGVVSDAVRADLEHGIAVWAERSHSELRSSLEAGFASPRWRGLAWWKLFWRVDDVSMITSEILEKRFLRRSEHEVIWTAGKYHQAGLLAEQPPISPSESAPSNNSNSSPWPTQIPDTRTKLLTTTVPSLQALAQSLVLFSVSTTTLTSALSALTYVSIPSASIYESCTLAAVGLIYSLRRQQKKWDVARGFWEDEVREEGRSSLRETESLLREVVNEGGRDVEDVSDMRARETVDRAKKALDGVKT, encoded by the exons ATGCCTCCCCGACTGCGCGGCCTGCTCGCGAAGAGCCTGTCGCGTCCACTAGACAGTGTCTTCTACTGTCCCTCCTGCGCGACATGGAGACGGCTGTCGACGCGTGCCGGCGTCAACAATTACGCCCGCGGTGAAAAGACCAACACTGCTCATCGCCCATTGAATCCCGCTGCAAttcctgctcctcgtcctctcTCAACATCGCCTATCGTCAGTGCAGGCAAGGCGGTCCCGCCGCGGTTTAAGGAGCTGTACGGCGCGCTGGAGGGGGTGCGCGATGCGGCGATCGAGCAGGTGAGCCTGAGTCGGCTACAGCTTGCTCTGCGCGGACTGGAATCTGAGACGCCTCTTATTCGTGTTGCTG TTCTTGGGTTGGATAATGCGGATTCGGCACGGAGACTGGTGCGATTGCTGCTCGCTGACCCGTTACGACCGCGCCAGAGCTGGGAGGATATCCTCGAGACCTACGACGCTGATACGTCACAAGGACTGTTGATTCG ATACGGGGAAGTCTCGGAATCTATCTCGAATGACCTACTGCCGACGATTGCGGTCCCATCGCCCATCCTGAAACAAGGCAATTTGGAGATCTTGGTCAGTACGCTCGGCTCTGAAACGGACTTTGTCGGCACCACCCTCACTGCGGATACGTTCCTCGTTCCCACTGTGACCATCCAGACCTCGCAGTCTGGTCGACATAGCGTTGTGCGGTACCCTGTGCATCGGAGCATTATATGTGGTAGCGGAGTGGATGGGCTACTAGCGTACAGTTCGCTGGTCGGCCAGTCAGACCTCAAGAACGAGGTGGCTTCTGTCCGCGGAGCGATCGAGCTCCCGGTGGCAGATAAGAATGCAAGCAGGGACCGACTTTCATTGGTGGATATCCACCGCGCAAGCAAAGCACTTGATAAGTTCCGCGAATCCGTGCAGAACGTCTCCGAATACGAACGCGGATGGAACGGCAGTGGCGTGCAATCGGTGATCGATTGGCTTGCATCCTCGCAGGTCCAAAAGGATGGCGCATTGAGTCCGGCTTTGGTGCCTCTCATCGAATCCCTTCTGGACTCGGCCGATGAAAGCGTGCTAGCTCGAGATGAGAAGGCCATCAAGCATCAGACCACTGGCGTGGTGTCTGATGCAGTGCGTGCCGACTTGGAGCATGGCATTGCCGTCTGGGCTGAGCGGTCACATTCAGAACTGCGCAGCTCCCTCGAGGCTGGCTTTGCCAGTCCACGATGGCGGGGTCTCGCATGGTGGAAGCTCTTCTGGCGCGTTGATGATGTGAGCATGATCACCTCTGAGATACTGGAGAAGCGATTTCTCCGCCGCTCCGAACACGAAGTCATCTGGACTGCGGGTAAATACCACCAGGCAGGTCTGTTGGCAGAGCAGCCGCCCATCTCGCCCTCAGAGTCTGCACCCTCCAACAATTCCAATTCTTCCCCCTGGCCGACCCAGATTCCGGACACCCGCACCAAACTCCTCACAACCACCGTGCCATCCCTCCAGGCTCTAGCGCAAAGCCTGGTTCTTTTCAGCGTTTCCACGACAACGCTAACATCTGCCCTCTCCGCACTCACCTACGTCTCCATcccctccgcctccatcTACGAATCCTGCACCTTAGCAGCTGTAGGCCTCATCTACTCGCTACGTCGTCAGCAGAAGAAATGGGACGTCGCACGCGGGTTCTGGGAGGATGAAGTCCGCGAAGAAGGACGGTCATCTCTACGTGAAACGGAGTCACTGCTGCGTGAGGTTGTGAACGAGGGCGGGAGGGACGTTGAGGATGTTTCTGATATGAGGGCTCGTGAGACGGTTGATCGGGCTAAGAAGGCGCTGGATGGGGTTAAGACGTGA
- a CDS encoding uncharacterized protein (ID:PFLUO_005671-T1.cds;~source:funannotate), whose translation MLAYYLLYGENITAFPQGFRMIAGDPFQRNFTWPIPDPPKSLWKGAQESQRALRQKALGFNCLNYAKAAEPSLYRHFLPNKTYLDEHCTDGIRMELMFPSCWNGKDVDSPDLKSHVAYPSLVMDGTCPEGYETRLVSLFYETIWNTYAFKEKEGFFTLSNGDPTGFGYHGDYLQAWDDGVLQEAVRTCTNETGMVSDCDIFDLQDETDQNQCLLDLPPQLQHENVHMHSHGLPGNMPIEWGPGYAMPAGNVHEHPTTTTELVPSIPTVPPLSIPDLDLDPNPLLNDLHVLNTAKTATDPTATDQAHAPPDSAEIDPVTQEIIYVEQDIIVMVNGKGEPYATSTGRIRTTSTTTTVTEAATVVSQAEKNDTPEKPVNPVHARKHARNYNHGHLHHKLDVF comes from the exons ATGCTTGC CTACTACCTCCTTTACGGAGAGAATATAACTGCTTTCCCTCAGGGCTTCCGGATGATCGCAGGGGATCCATTCCAGCGCAACTTCACCTGGCCAATCCCGGACCCTCCCAAGTCCCTATGGAAGGGCGCCCAGGAATCCCAGCGTGCCCTTCGCCAGAAGGCTCTTGGATTCAACTGCTTGAACTATGCCAAAGCGGCGGAGCCGTCTCTGTACCGCCATTTCCTACCGAACAAGACTTATTTGGATGAGCACTGCACCGATGGAATCCGGATGGAACTGATGTTCCCATCGTGCTGGAATGGTAAAGATGTCGATTCTCCAGATCTCAAATCTCATGTCGCCTATCCCTCACTCGTCATGGACGGAACCTGTCCGGAAGGATATGAGACTCGACTAGTCTCGCTCTTCTACGAGACTATCTGGAACACCTACGCCTtcaaagaaaaagaggggTTCTTCACTCTCTCTAATGGCGACCCTACTGGATTTGGGTACCACGGCGATTACTTGCAGGCCTGGGATGACGGCGTGCTGCAGGAGGCCGTCAGAACTTGCACAAATGAGACGGGTATGGTTTCTGATTGCGATATCTTTGATCTGCAGGACGAGACGGATCAAAACCAATGTCTGCTTGACTTGCCGCCGCAGCTTCAGCACGAGAATGTTCATATGCATTCCCATGGCCTACCGGGGAATATGCCCATCGAATGGGGTCCGGGATATGCCATGCCCGCTGGTAATGTGCATGAACACCCAACTACGACTACCGAACTTGTCCCAAGTATCCCTACTGTTCCGCCGCTTTCAATACCTGATTTGGACCTTGACCCAAACCCACTTCTCAACGATTTGCATGTCCTGAACACCGCCAAAACCGCTACAGATCCAACGGCCACTGACCAAGCTCATGCACCTCCTGATTCTGCTGAAATCGATCCGGTCACTCAAGAGATTATTTATGTGGAACAGGATATCATAGTcatggtcaatggcaaggGTGAACCCTACGCTACGAGCACAGGGAGGATACGTACCACGtccacaacaacaacagttACCGAGGCCGCCACTGTGGTCTCTCAGGCTGAAAAGAATGATACGCCAGAGAAACCTGTCAACCCAGTTCACGCCCGCAAGCATGCACGCAATTATAACCATGGCCACCTGCATCACAAGTTAGATGTCTTCTAG